From one Alosa alosa isolate M-15738 ecotype Scorff River chromosome 5, AALO_Geno_1.1, whole genome shotgun sequence genomic stretch:
- the sv2ca gene encoding synaptic vesicle glycoprotein 2Ca, with amino-acid sequence MDDTDRDNRTSLVRGAKDLAKEAKRHAAKKVTKAVDRATDEYALRSYSRFQDEEDEDAGGGDYYHQGNYTGQPANDDEGSSDATEGHDDEDEIYEGEYQGIPKDTPQQRDGQVALGRPVSDGMKDRRELETERQADEEELAQQYELIIQECGHGRFQWQLFFTLGLALMSDGVEVFVVGFVLPSAETDMCVPDSRSGWLGSIVYLGMMVGAFFWGGMADKVGRRQCLLICMSINGFFAFLSSFVQGYGFFLFCRMISGFGIGGAVPIVFSYFAEVLAREKRGEHLSWLCMFWMIGEIYASAMAWAIIPHYGWSFSMGSAYQFHSWRVFVVVCALPCVCAVVALTFMPESPRFYLEVGKHDEAWMILKQIHDTNMRARGQPEKVFTVNRIKIPKQLDEFVEMESESANAVSKAIFRMKTELYGIWVNFQKCFNYPVKDNTVKLAIVWFTLSFGYYGLSVWFPDVIKHLQADDYASKVKIHTNEHIEDFTFNFTLENQIHSNGLFVRDSFVNMKMRSVTFIDSTFRDCHFEDISSVGSFFRNCTFIGTFFYNTDIDDSKLIGGTEVINSTFIHNKTGCQMTFDDDYSAYWVYFVNFLGTLAVLPGNIVSALLMDKIGRLSMLGFSMVLSGISCFFLWFGTSESMMIGMLCLYNGLSISAWNSLDVVTVELYPTDRRCTGFGFCNALCKLAAVMGNLIFGSLVGITKAIPILLASSVLVGGGLVGLRLPDTRNNVLM; translated from the exons ATGGACGACACGGACAGGGACAACAGGACTTCCCTGGTGCGGGGGGCCAAGGACCTGGCCAAGGAGGCCAAGCGGCACGCCGCCAAGAAGGTCACCAAGGCGGTGGACCGTGCCACGGACGAGTACGCCCTGCGCTCGTACAGCCGCTTCCAGGACGAAGAGGACGAGGACGCCGGCGGCGGAGACTATTACCACCAGGGCAACTACACAGGGCAGCCGGCCAACGACGATGAGGGCTCCAGCGATGCCACCGAGGGTCACGACGACGAGGACGAGATCTACGAGGGCGAGTACCAGGGCATCCCCAAGGACACGCCTCAGCAGCGCGACGGCCAGGTGGCACTGGGCAGGCCAGTGTCCGACGGCATGAAGGACCGGCGCGAGCTGGAGACGGAGCGCCAGGCCGACGAGGAGGAGCTGGCGCAGCAATACGAGCTCATCATTCAGGAGTGCGGCCATGGACGCTTCCAGTGGCAGCTCTTCTTCACGCTGGGCCTGGCCCTCATGTCCGACGGCGTGGAGGTGTTCGTCGTGGGCTTCGTGCTGCCCAGTGCAGAGACCGACATGTGCGTCCCCGACTCCAGGAGCGGCTGGCTAG GTAGCATTGTGTACCTGGGCATGATGGTGGGGGCGTTCTTCTGGGGGGGCATGGCGGACAAGGTGGGCCGACGGCAGTGCCTGCTCATCTGCATGTCCATCAACGGCTTCTTCGCCTTCCTGTCGTCTTTCGTCCAGGGCTACGGCTTCTTCCTGTTCTGCCGCATGATCTCCGGCTTCGG GATTGGCGGGGCGGTGCCCATCGTCTTCTCCTACTTTGCGGAAGTGCTGGCGCGAGAAAAGCGTGGCGAGCACCTCAGCTGGCTGTGCATGTTCTGGATGATTGGCGAGATCTACGCTTCAGCCATGGCCTGGGCCATCATCCCACACTACG GCTGGAGCTTCAGCATGGGCTCGGCCTACCAGTTCCACAGCTGGAGGGTGTTCGTGGTCGTGTGTGCTCTGCCCTGCGTCTGTGCCGTGGTAGCCCTCACCTTCATGCCCGAGAGCCCTCGCTTCTACCTCGAG gTGGGGAAGCACGACGAGGCCTGGATGATCCTCAAACAGATCCACGACACCAATATGCGAGCGCGTGGACAACCCGAGAAAGTCTTCACT GTTAATAGGATCAAAATCCCTAAACAGTTAGATGAGTTTGTGGAGATGGAGTCTGAATCCGCAAATGCTGTTTCTAAAGCCATCTTCAGAATGAAGACTGAACTTTATGGG ATCTGGGTGAACTTCCAGAAGTGTTTCAACTATCCAGTGAAAGATAACACAGTGAAACTGGCCATTGTCTGGTTTACCTTGTCTTTTGG GTACTACGGTTTGTCTGTCTGGTTCCCTGATGTCATCAAGCATCTGCAGGCGGACGATTATGCATCCAAAGTGAAGATCCACACCAACGAGCACATTGAGGATTTCACCTTTAACTTCACTCTGGAGAACCAGATTCACTCCAACGGCTTATTTGTTCGTGACAG TTTTGTGAATATGAAGATGAGGTCTGTCACATTCATTGACTCCACGTTTCGTGATTGCCACTTTGAGGACATTTCTTCTGTGGGCTCCTTCTTCCGAAACTGTACATTTATTGGAACTTTCTTCTACAATACAG ACATTGATGACTCCAAGCTCATCGGGGGAACGGAGGTTATCAACAGCACATTCATTCACAACAAGACAGGCTGTCAAATGACATTTGACGATGACTACAGCGCCTACTGGGTTTACTTTGTCAACTTCCTGGGCACCCTTGCTGTGTTGCCAGGCAACATAGTATCTGCTCTTCTCATGGATAAAATAGGGCGCTTGTCTATGTTAG GTTTCTCCATGGTCCTGTCTGGGATCAGCTGCTTCTTCCTGTGGTTTGGCACCAGTGAATCCATGATGATCGGCATGCTCTGCCTTTACAACGGCCTGAGCATATCTGCCTGGAACTCACTGGATGTGGTCACCGTAGAACTCTACCCCACAGACAGGAG aTGCACTGGCTTCGGTTTCTGTAACGCCCTGTGCAAATTGGCGGCGGTGATGGGGAACCTGATCTTCGGCTCTCTAGTGGGCATCACCAAGGCCATCCCCATCCTGCTAGCGTCCTCCGTTCTGGTGGGCGGGGGACTGGTGGGCCTTCGGCTGCCCGACACGAGGAACAACGTGCTCATGTAA